In Macrobrachium nipponense isolate FS-2020 chromosome 15, ASM1510439v2, whole genome shotgun sequence, a single genomic region encodes these proteins:
- the LOC135194938 gene encoding ribonuclease H2 subunit C-like: MSTKICLGTLPETSSEGNHVQYMPCSIEHNGDAEVDKYFTKYVTEETVTNEGQEEGEEKVLHGVFRGYPLTGNVLPTPEGYTGVVLKETRPGLNSEEPRTLRAVCQFKKFTFWNWDRKPSRGDRYQQAMDWTEIADLIHDSNN; this comes from the exons ATGTCGACCAAAATATGTCTGGGTACGTTGCCCGAAACGAGCAGCGAAGGAAACCACGTGCAGTATATGCCGTGCAGCATTGAACATAATGGAGACGCCGAAGTcgataaatattttacaaaatacgtCACTGAAGAAACCGTGACGAATGAAGGgcaggaagaaggagaagaaaaag TTCTTCACGGAGTTTTTCGAGGTTATCCTTTGACTGGGAATGTCCTGCCAACCCCAGAAGGTTATACTGGTGTAGTTCTTAAAGAAACACGACCAGGGTTAAACTCTGAAGAGCCTCGTACATTAAGAGCAGTTTGCCAGTTCAAGAAGTTCACCTTTTGGAACTGGGATCGCAAACCTTCCCGGGGTGATAGATATCAACAAGCTATGGATTGGACTGAAATAGCAGATTTG ATTCATGACAGCAACAATTAG
- the LOC135194937 gene encoding ubiA prenyltransferase domain-containing protein 1 homolog, giving the protein MNEENSQSKERRGSPLMKLPAYVLALRPWSFSASLMPVLLGCTLAHKTAGEFSIVGLITTALTALSVHAAGNVVNTYFDYIKGIDSKKKADDRTLVDQILSKDEIATLGVILYLVGCAGFVILTMATSARLEHLALVYFGGLSSSFLYTGGIGLKYIALGDVLILVIFGPITVLFSYMVQTGHVQWVTILYAIPLALNTEAILHSNNTRDLESDRRAGIVTLAILIGSTASEVLYAIFLFAPYTIFAVWGMKYSIFFFLPLITIPEAFRLERHFRTVSKGPIPKRTAKLNTYLGFLYVLGCALSDPSKLPFIL; this is encoded by the coding sequence ATGAATGAAGAGAATTCCCAAAGCAAGGAGCGTCGTGGCTCTCCTCTCATGAAACTCCCTGCGTATGTCCTCGCCCTGAGACCATGGTCATTCAGTGCTTCTCTAATGCCTGTTCTTCTAGGATGTACACTTGCCCACAAGACTGCAGGAGAGTTTAGCATTGTGGGCCTCATCACTACAGCGTTGACGGCTTTGTCGGTTCACGCTGCCGGTAATGTCGTGAATACTTATTTTGATTACATCAAAGGTATAGATAGTAAGAAAAAGGCTGACGATAGGACCTTAGTTGATCAGATTCTTTCGAAAGATGAAATAGCAACGTTAGGggtaattttatatttagttggATGTGCTGGGTTTGTGATACTGACCATGGCCACTAGTGCTCGCTTAGAGCACTTGGCCCTCGTGTATTTTGGCGGACTCTCCAGTTCATTTTTGTATACGGGGGGTATTGGTTTGAAATATATTGCTCTTGGAGATGTATTAATTCTGGTTATATTTGGTCCCATCacagttttgttttcatatatggttCAAACTGGCCATGTGCAGTGGGTCACCATCTTGTATGCTATTCCATTAGCTCTGAATACTGAGGCAATTCTCCATTCCAACAATACAAGAGACTTGGAATCTGATAGAAGGGCAGGAATAGTAACCCTTGCAATTCTCATTGGCTCCACAGCATCCGAAGTGCTGTACGCTATTTTTTTGTTTGCTCCTTACACTATATTTGCTGTGTGGGGGATGAAgtactctatattttttttccttcccttaaTTACAATCCCGGAAGCATTTAGGTTAGAGAGACATTTTAGAACTGTTAGTAAAGGACCCATACCCAAGAGGACTGCCAAGCTTAATACTTATTTAGGTTTCTTGTATGTTTTGGGGTGTGCCCTTTCGGATCCTTCAAAGTTACCTTTCATCCTCTGA